In Halorubrum sp. BV1, the following proteins share a genomic window:
- a CDS encoding HIT family protein has product MSDDCIFCAIADGEIPARTVHETDDAVAFLDANPLAPGHTLVIPKTHAERVGDLDADLASAVFDVVSEITPAVEAAVDADGANVGINDGEAAGQEVPHVHVHVVPRFDGDGGAPIHAVAGERPDLADEELDAIATDVSAAIDG; this is encoded by the coding sequence ATGTCCGACGACTGCATCTTCTGTGCGATCGCCGACGGCGAGATCCCGGCGCGGACCGTCCACGAGACTGACGACGCAGTAGCCTTCCTCGACGCGAATCCCCTCGCTCCGGGGCATACGCTCGTGATCCCGAAAACACACGCCGAACGCGTCGGCGATCTCGACGCCGACCTCGCGAGCGCCGTCTTTGACGTCGTGAGCGAGATCACGCCGGCGGTCGAAGCCGCCGTGGACGCAGACGGCGCGAACGTCGGGATCAACGACGGTGAGGCGGCCGGTCAGGAGGTGCCTCACGTCCACGTCCACGTCGTCCCGCGGTTCGACGGCGACGGCGGCGCGCCGATCCACGCGGTCGCCGGCGAGCGCCCCGACCTCGCAGACGAGGAGCTGGACGCGATCGCGACGGACGTATCGGCCGCGATCGACGGGTGA